A genome region from Salvelinus alpinus chromosome 26, SLU_Salpinus.1, whole genome shotgun sequence includes the following:
- the LOC139555115 gene encoding TLR4 interactor with leucine rich repeats-like → MDTGNFVGVICFLLFSCDGFLSPSPVSGFCPERCDCQQAQHILCTNRGLRAVPKVHSSRVPEDVLVFSLGGNFIGNISAFDFTRYGNLIRLNLQYNQIQTIHPKAFEKLSKLEELYLGNNLISTIPPETLQSLAKLTTLYGNNNDMKKITPELFGNLQSVVKLRLDGNAIELLQDSVFKSLTNLHYLHLESNQLSHSHRNAFSKLTKLRFLNLAQNKLTAVRNVFTFSQLRSLNTLLLSENEIQHVGNHVFQNLKKLSKLSLSNNNIYHLESESLKGLSSLTEFLIDGNVLENLPAGLLDPLERVEELDFSCNQISTVDPSAFEQLKHLSVLKLKDNRLTSLSGNIFALNSGLYDLDLHGNNWTCDCRLGDLKQWMKSAHSQGKLLTVFLQCHHPATLRGKYLDYINSSQLQPPGNWSHLCETQTGPEESRGGGVLEKEMERGQGEVRKEIEGERRGIEAEERKDGEEHREIGSREGVEMKAIKKVSRSREGEDRKEGEEEVGIQGDQRGQEERDKSLSSNRKRRKKISASPRSRPSAEASGKREKGRWDSVPGRSVPQTQAPLLNNPTPPTTTWPQTVDHQNSHGNHLSGPITELLTSSPPTPQKEEWFDLFRGGQEDVIPAVTDPCVFNRHFITNVTVDQVASSTATVHWTTRDHSRFTPGAGPGLEEVHYRVLFDRFGSSDRFPRYVYARGGARSVMLRELSPDFTYMACVEGVVGGSVCEVAPRDHCAGLVTLPEEAHHQETLTSDLQLVTVATLAGNAVLLLVIGGAWLGRSLRRKLKRRKSAVHVRHMYSTRRPFRSSMTTTAAVSTDFTSFQSSRPPRLGTLEEGGDLIEFPCDRFLDISPTRRDNSDMQRFSD, encoded by the coding sequence ATGGATACCGGTAATTTCGTGGGTGTCATCTGTTTTCTCCTTTTCTCTTGTGACGGGTTCCTCTCGCCTTCACCCGTCAGCGGCTTCTGTCCTGAGCGCTGCGACTGCCAGCAAGCGCAGCACATCCTCTGTACAAACCGGGGGCTGCGCGCGGTGCCCAAGGTGCACTCCTCGCGGGTCCCAGAGGACGTGCTTGTCTTCAGCCTCGGGGGAAACTTCATCGGTAACATCTCCGCCTTCGACTTCACACGGTATGGAAATCTTATAAGGTTGAACTTACAGTATAATCAAATACAGACCATTCACCCAAAAGCATTTGAAAAGCTCTCCAAATTGGAGGAGCTGTATTTGGGCAACAATCTGATATCAACAATACCCCCAGAAACTTTACAGTCACTGGCAAAACTGACAACTTTGTATGGCAATAACAATGACATGAAGAAGATCACTCCAGAGCTGTTTGGTAACTTGCAGAGCGTTGTGAAGCTGAGGTTGGATGGGAACGCCATAGAACTGTTACAGGACTCGGTATTCAAGAGCTTGACTAATCTACATTATCTCCATCTAGAATCGAACCAGCTGAGTCACAGCCACAGAAACGCCTTTTCCAAGCTCACCAAACTGCGCTTTCTCAACCTGGCGCAGAACAAACTGACAGCCGTGCGTAATGTGTTTACGTTCTCCCAGCTCAGGTCACTGAATACGTTGCTGCTCtctgaaaatgaaatacaacaCGTCGGAAACCACGTCTTTCAGAATCTGAAAAAGCTTTCTAAACTATCCCTCAGCAATAACAACATCTACCATTTGGAAAGCGAGTCGTTGAAAGGACTGTCGAGCTTGACAGAATTTCTGATTGACGGGAACGTGCTGGAGAATCTTCCCGCAGGACTTCTCGACCCGCTGGAGAGAGTCGAGGAGCTGGACTTTAGTTGCAACCAAATTTCCACGGTGGACCCCTCGGCTTTTGAACAACTGAAGCATCTGAGTGTTTTAAAACTCAAAGACAACAGGCTCACGAGCCTCTCCGGTAACATATTCGCCCTCAACAGCGGCCTTTACGATTTGGATCTCCATGGCAACAACTGGACGTGTGACTGCCGCCTGGGCGACCTGAAGCAGTGGATGAAGTCGGCGCACTCTCAGGGGAAGCTGTTGACCGTTTTCCTGCAGTGTCATCACCCAGCGACACTGAGGGGGAAGTATCTAGATTATATCAACAGCTCCCAGCTGCAGCCCCCAGGGAATTGGAGCCACTTGTGTGAGACCCAGACTGGgcctgaggagagcagaggagggggTGTcctggagaaggagatggagagagggcagggagaggtaaggaaggagatagagggggagaggagaggaatagaggCAGAGGAAAGGAAGGATGGAGAAGAGCATAGGGAAATTGGGAGTAGAGAGGGAGTGGAGATGAAGGCAATAAAGAAGGTGAgcaggagtagagagggagaggataggaaggagggagaggaggaggtgggtaTCCAAGGGGACCAGCGAGGGCAAGAGGAGCGGGACAAATCCCTGTCGtcgaacaggaagaggaggaagaaaataTCTGCCAGCCCTAGGTCGCGACCTTCTGCTGAGGCTTCTGGGAAGCGTGAGAAAGGGAGGTGGGATTCCGTTCCGGGCCGCAGCGTTCCTCAAACACAAGCCCCTCTCCTGAACAACCCCACGCCTCCAACCACAACCTGGCCTCAGACAGTTGACCACCAAAATAGCCATGGTAACCATCTCAGTGGGCCAATCACAGagctcctcacctcctctcctcccacccctcaAAAAGAGGAGTGGTTTGACCTGTTCAGAGGCGGTCAGGAGGACGTTATACCTGCAGTGACCGACCCCTGTGTGTTCAACCGCCACTTCATCACCAACGTGACCGTCGACCAGGTCGCCTCCAGCACAGCCACGGTCCACTGGACCACACGCGACCACAGCCGCTTTACACCGGGAGCCGGACCGGGACTAGAAGAGGTCCACTACCGAGTGCTGTTTGACCGCTTTGGGTCATCTGACCGTTTTCCTCGGTACGTGTACGCCCGTGGCGGGGCGCGGTCGGTGATGTTACGAGAACTAAGCCCAGACTTCACCTACATGGCTTGTGTTGAGGGTGTGGTGGGAGGGTCTGTGTGTGAGGTGGCACCCAGGGACCACTGTGCCGGATTGGTCACTCTCCCAGAAGAGGCTCATCACCAAGAgacactgacctctgacctccagCTGGTCACCGTGGCAACACTGGCCGGCAACGCCGTCCTTCTTCTGGTGATTGGAGGAGCCTGGCTGGGGCGAAGTTTGAGGCGGAAGCTGAAAAGGAGGAAGTCAGCAGTGCATGTGCGTCACATGTACTCCACGCGACGACCATTCCGCAGCTCCATGACAACAACGGCGGCGGTGTCAACAGACTTCACAAGCTTCCAGAGCAGCCGGCCGCCACGGCTCGGAACCCTGGAGGAAGGGGGCGACCTTATAGAGTTCCCCTGCGACCGTTTCCTTGACATCAGCCCCACCCGTAGAGACAACAGTGACATGCAGAGGTTCTCAGATTAA